The genomic DNA CAGCAGCCCGTCGGCCTCGGTCAGCGGCACCTTCAGCGTGTCGTCCAGCCGCCGCCCGCTGTCGAGCATGGACTCCAGGACGCTCATCAGCCGCTCGACCCGCTCCGCCGGCAGGGCCAGCACATTGCCGTCGTCCAGCACCAAGTGGGCGCGCCCGTCGATGACGCGCGTCGCCTCCATGCCGCCGCGCTCGATCAGCGTCGCCAGGATGGGCAACAGGGCGCGGCGCTCCCCGTCGATCTCCACGCCGACGTCGAGGTCGAACCAGCCGTCGCCGGAATCGCGCACGGCGACCGCCACCTCCTCGTTCGCCTCGACGACGCGGGTGCCGAAGTCGGCGCCGATTTCGACGGTCCAGCCGTCCTTGCGCAGGGCCGGCACCTCGGTCTTCAGAAAGGCCGCCCAGCGCTCCTCGGCGTCCTTGCCGGTCAGCCAGTGGACGCGGGTGCCGCGGGCGTTCAACTGACCCTTGGGCGGCTCGATGCGCGCCTGGGCGAAGCCGAAGGCGGCCAGCCTTTCCAGCGCCCCCTGCTCCAGCGCCTTGTCGCGGCGGACGAAGACCGCCCCGGCGGGCTCCTCGACGCGGGCGAACTGGCGCTGGTCGTCGGGCTCGATCTCCGACGGCGAATCCTCCTCGCCGTAGTCGAAGGCCAGCCGCAGCACGTCCACCAAACCGCCGTCCGGCGACACCACCCGGCCCAGCCGGGCGACGACGCGCGGGTCGCGCTCGACAATGGTTGCGGCGGGGTCGGACCCCATGCGCACGCCGCCGGGCATGCCCGCGGCGAAGGCGGAGGCCGCCGGGAAGTCCGGGCGCTCCGGCGCGGAGCGGGCCGCTGCCGGCCGGGCGGTGGCCTTCAGGGGAACCGTTTTCGAGAGGACTGCCTTCGTGGGCGCCGCCTTGGCGGCGGACGGGGGAACCGCGGCCTTGGGCTTCGGCACCTCGACAACCTGCAACTCGACGGGACAGACGGTGCCGGCCTTCGGATCGACGCACCAGTAGCCCAACCCCTTGATCAGCGCGGCGCCGGGCGGCAGGCCGGTCGGACGCAGCTTGCGCGTCGCCGGGTCGCGGAAGGCGCGGATGGTCATCCCCGCCCCCTCCGCCAGCACCGTGCCGCCGCGCCAGCGCAGCCGCCCGCAGCCGAGCAGCCGGCGCAGGATGCGGTCCACCACGTCGCCGCGGCTCTTGGCGACCGGCGTGCGCACCACCCCGCCGCCGCCGAGCAGCCGGGCGATGGCGCGGTCCACGTCGCCGTCCAGGCTGCGCGGCGCGCGGGCCAGCACGTCGCGCGGGCTGGCCGGGGTGGACACGTCATCGCCCTCCCCCGCCCCTTCCACCGCTATCACGGCGGAGACGAACATGGCCGCTTCGTCCTTGCCCGGCTCCAGGGTCCAGCGGACGCTGAGCACCGGATCGGGTGGTGGTGGCGGTGGTGGCGGGGAAGGCTCCGGAACCGCCGGCGGCGCGAGGGTCGCGTCGGGAACTGCCTGGAGCGCCGGCGGCTCCGCGGCCGGAGGCGCGTCGAACAGGGACATCTGCCGCCCTTCGGGACGGGCATCGAGCGTCATCAGCGCCGCCGCGGCCATGTGGGCGCAGGCGTTGCGCCCGCAGGTGCAGCTCTTGTCGAAGACCACCCGGCTGCGCCCGCGCACCGGGACGACCGTCACCGACAGGGTGCGGCCGAGGTCGGTCACCGTGGCGGCGATCCGCGCCTCCGCCTCCAGCAGCGTCACCGCCCCGGTCAGGATGAGCGTGCGACCGCGCTGCAGCGTCTTCGCATCGAAGACGCGCGCCAGATCCTCCTGCGAAAAGGAGACCGTCGCGCTGGCGGTTGCGGCGGCGCGTGGAAGGGAACCGAACAGCGACATGGGCCGGAAGGGATACCGAGAAAGCAGAACGGGTCAGGAACGGGGGCGTCGGTATAAGCCCACACCATGCCCCGTCGCAAGCCCGCTCTCAACCCTCAACCGACGCCCCAAGGCAAACATTCCGGTTGCCAAGTCCAGGGAAGACCAACCCTGGACGCTCGTTGCATCCGGCAAGGAAAACGCACCTTAAAGCCGCTCAAGGAAACTGTTCAGCGGCGGCATCGGACCGCAGACCGGAGATTCCTCACGGAGCAGATAGGCGAAATGCTTCAGCATCGGTTCGGCGTTGGTGCGGTCGCCGAGCGCGTAGGTGGCAACGCCGAACAGAACGACCAGGGCGAGGACCAGCGGGCTGAGGTTCAGGCGCGACGGAGTCATCCGGTTGAAGCTCTGCGCGAAGGCCGCCACCGCCAGCCCGCCGAGGACGAGGCCGACCACCACCTCCGTCACCGAATGGTAGCGCAGCAGGATGCGCGAGGCCGCCACGCCCACCACCAGCCCGAGGGCGCCGAGGACCACCACGCCGCGCCGCCAGCCGTCCAGCGAACGCGCCGCCATCACCCCGACCGCCCCGTAGACGGCGGCGGCGAGGGCGGCATGGCCGCTGGGGCTGGTCAGCCGGTCGTCGAACAGGCGGATGCCGCAGGCGTGGCCCAGGATCTTCAGAAGCGCCACCGAGCCCATCAGCATGGCCAGCACGGCCAGCCAGCGCGCCGCCGAGACCGCCGAATGGCGGCGCCACAGCATCACGATCAGGATGCCCGCCACCGGCAGCACGAAGGACGTGCTGCCGAGAAGCGAGATCGCCTTGTTGACGTGCCAGAGGTTCAGATGTCCCACGGTCCTCGCCGCTCCCTTTCCGTTCAGCGCATGCGAACGAGCATTCCGTCCCGGTAGTTCCAGGCCGCCGTGCTCTTTCCGTCGGTCGCGGGCAGCGAGACGGTCAGCGTGCGGTCGGCCTGCTCCACCTTCGGCGCGTCGCTGCAGGTCCCGAACGGCAGCGAGACGGAGGCCTTGGTCCCGCCGAGGTCGAGCACACGGAAGCGCGCGGCGCATTTGCCGTCCACGCTCTCCTGAAGCAGCACCAGCCAGCGCCCTTCCATGTTGTAGGCGTTCACGAAGGACAGGGTGCGCCCCTCGCGGTCCTCGTAGACGACGCGGTCGTTGACAGTCACCTGGATGACCTTCGGGCCGAGTTCGACCATCTGGACGACCTCGTTGCCGATGGCCGCGGACACCAGGACCGCGGCGCCGGACCGGTCGTCCGCCGCCTGTGCCGTCGCGATTGCCACCGCCCCGATCGTTGCCGTCACGGAAAGCGCCGTCAGCAACCCCACCGGCCCCATAACGGCGCGGCTCAGAAACGTCATGCCCATAGCTGTTCTCGAATGCCCTTCTGGCTGGTCGCTCTCCACGCCAAGGTAAGCCCAACCGCCGCCATTCTGTAGTCCGTCAAAGGGCTGACCTCCCCTTGCCGGAAAAATTTCACGGGCCGGACGATTTTGGTTGCCTTCCGGTCACGGCCCGATTAAAAACCGCGCCACCGCAGACGACGGCCTCGCCGCCGCCGCGGCAGAGAGAAGCGCCCGTAGCTCAGCTGGATAGAGCACCAGACTACGAATCTGGGGGTCAGGAGTTCGAATCTCTTCGGGCGCGCCACTCTCCTCTTCTTGCAAAAGCTTGCAAAACCCTCCCCAGAAAGTTCTGCTGAACGCGGTTGGATCATTTGGTCCGACGGCGCTTTCGCCGTTTCCAGCGTGTGCGCTGAACCGAAGGGAACGGTCATGACGGGACCAGTCACAGCCACATCGCTGACGGAAGACGAGTTGCCGGCGCTCGTCACCCTTCTCGCCTCCGAAGGGTTGCCGAACGAGGACGTCGCCACCGCGGGGCGGCGCTTCTGGCGCCTGGACGATCCCGACGGGCATGTGGGCTATGGCGGTCTGGAGCTTTATGAACGCGACGGGCTGCTCCGCTCGGTCGTCGTTCTGCCGGAGCGGCGCCGCAGGGGCGACGGGCGCCGGGTGGCGGAGGCGATTTGCCGAGAGGCCGTGGCGCTCGGTCTGGACCGGTTGTGGCTGCTGACCACAGGGGCCGCCGGCTTCTTCGAACGCATCGGCTTCACGCGCGCGGAGCGCGGCGACGCGCCGCCAGCCATCCGCGCCAGCGCGCAATTCGCCAGGCTGTGCCCCGGCAGCGCCGCCTGCCTGCGCCGCGACCTCACCTCGCCTGCGGCGGGAATGGGCGATCAGCGCTGCATGTAAGGGAATGGTGGGCCCGGCCGGATTCGAACCGACGACAACACCGTTATGAGCGGCGCGTTCTAACCGCTGAACTACAGGCCCCCACCGAGGGATGCCGAATGTGCCCAGAACAGGGAGCTTATGCAACCCCGTTTGATGCCGTCCAAAGCCCAAAATGAAAACAGGGGACCCGAAGGTCCCCCGCTTTCCTTACGACCGCATTCCGTGTGGAGCGTGCGCTCCCGGAACCCTCAGGTGTCCAGGAAGCTGCGCAGCTTGCGCGACCGCGACGGGTGCTTCAGCTTGCGCAGGGCCTTCGCCTCGATCTGACGGATGCGCTCGCGCGTCACGTTGAACTGCTGGCCGACCTCTTCCAGCGTGTGGTCGGTGTTCATGCCGATGCCGAAGCGCATGCGCAGCACGCGTTCCTCGCGCGGCGTCAGCGAGGCCAGGACGCGGGTCGTCGTCTCGCGCAGGTTCGCCTGAATGGCGGCATCGAGCGGCAGCACCGCGTTCTTGTCCTCGATGAAATCGCCGAGATGCGAATCCTCCTCGTCGCCGATCGGCGTTTCGAGGGAGATCGGCTCCTTGGCGATCTTCAGGACCTTGCGGACCTTCTCCAGCGGCATCATCAGGCGTTCCGCCAGTTCCTCCGGGGTCGGCTCGCGGCCGATCTCGTGCAGCATCTGGCGGCTGGTGCGGACCAGCTTGTTGATCGTCTCGATCATGTGGACCGGGATGCGGATGGTCCGCGCCTGGTCGGCGATCGAGCGGGTGATCGCCTGACGGATCCACCACGTCGCGTAGGTCGAGAACTTGTAGCCGCGCCGGTACTCGAACTTGTCCACCGCCTTCATCAGGCCGATGTTGCCCTCCTGGATCAGGTCCAGGAACTGCAGGCCGCGGTTCGTGTACTTCTTCGCGATGGAGATCACGAGGCGCAGGTTGGCCTCGACCATCTCCTTCTTCGCGCGGCTCGCTTCCTTCTCGC from Azospirillum brasilense includes the following:
- a CDS encoding DEAD/DEAH box helicase codes for the protein MSLFGSLPRAAATASATVSFSQEDLARVFDAKTLQRGRTLILTGAVTLLEAEARIAATVTDLGRTLSVTVVPVRGRSRVVFDKSCTCGRNACAHMAAAALMTLDARPEGRQMSLFDAPPAAEPPALQAVPDATLAPPAVPEPSPPPPPPPPDPVLSVRWTLEPGKDEAAMFVSAVIAVEGAGEGDDVSTPASPRDVLARAPRSLDGDVDRAIARLLGGGGVVRTPVAKSRGDVVDRILRRLLGCGRLRWRGGTVLAEGAGMTIRAFRDPATRKLRPTGLPPGAALIKGLGYWCVDPKAGTVCPVELQVVEVPKPKAAVPPSAAKAAPTKAVLSKTVPLKATARPAAARSAPERPDFPAASAFAAGMPGGVRMGSDPAATIVERDPRVVARLGRVVSPDGGLVDVLRLAFDYGEEDSPSEIEPDDQRQFARVEEPAGAVFVRRDKALEQGALERLAAFGFAQARIEPPKGQLNARGTRVHWLTGKDAEERWAAFLKTEVPALRKDGWTVEIGADFGTRVVEANEEVAVAVRDSGDGWFDLDVGVEIDGERRALLPILATLIERGGMEATRVIDGRAHLVLDDGNVLALPAERVERLMSVLESMLDSGRRLDDTLKVPLTEADGLLDIDDLIARRTEDTSQIDRYLRTIQEQEMPAEMDPPPGFQGTLRDYQRVGLAWMQGLRANRVAGILADDMGLGKTAQTLAHIAMEEKEGRLTDPCLVVVPTSLVPNWVAEAQRFTPHLRVVVLHGLDRHEKLGDLDRAHIVVTTYGVVGRDVEVLKRRDWHMLILDEAQAIKNPDSKATRAVCALNARNRLCLSGTPVENNLGELWSQFAFLMPGLLGDRKEFGRRYRTPIEKRADGTRAKQLMRRIRPFLLRRTKEAVAKELPPKTEVVVRIDLEPAQRDLYETIRLSVNETVRAALAVSGVSRNAITIIDALLKLRQVCCDPRLVKIPAAGKVKETAKLDALTDMVLEMVPEGRRILIFSQFTSMLDLIKLRLEEAKIGYVELTGRTLDRAEPVNRFQNREVPVFLISLKAGGRGLNLTAADTVIHYDPWWNPAAEDQATDRAYRIGQDKPVFVYKLIAADTVEERILDLQRRKGNLSDATIEGTGLISALEGGDIDYLLGRAAD
- a CDS encoding phosphatase PAP2 family protein, whose protein sequence is MGHLNLWHVNKAISLLGSTSFVLPVAGILIVMLWRRHSAVSAARWLAVLAMLMGSVALLKILGHACGIRLFDDRLTSPSGHAALAAAVYGAVGVMAARSLDGWRRGVVVLGALGLVVGVAASRILLRYHSVTEVVVGLVLGGLAVAAFAQSFNRMTPSRLNLSPLVLALVVLFGVATYALGDRTNAEPMLKHFAYLLREESPVCGPMPPLNSFLERL
- the arsN2 gene encoding arsenic resistance N-acetyltransferase ArsN2 produces the protein MTGPVTATSLTEDELPALVTLLASEGLPNEDVATAGRRFWRLDDPDGHVGYGGLELYERDGLLRSVVVLPERRRRGDGRRVAEAICREAVALGLDRLWLLTTGAAGFFERIGFTRAERGDAPPAIRASAQFARLCPGSAACLRRDLTSPAAGMGDQRCM